One Mauremys mutica isolate MM-2020 ecotype Southern chromosome 19, ASM2049712v1, whole genome shotgun sequence genomic window carries:
- the XAF1 gene encoding XIAP-associated factor 1: protein MEEESKFCKNCKRDVFAANFSLHEAHCMRFLAICPECDEPIALKEMKKHQEEEHKQVRCKLCHQSMQKYLLENHESYGCNERSLKCTFCELEMPFNKLQRHQEACGSRTELCWECNKYIMYKDLDKHKAVCQNGKKPSSNGEMHYQPSEEPARQTSILPPSGLSDNLCQQCNKCFPDDQYLQHLNECSPLSKLAEILARQSVTKSRPLPPSSLVTSPPRENAAMAWKDVRPKRKEKDLSSASRPSLKPLKNKKSAGRPAFTATVDPVLPKALEDPMTYDVLVTCSQCNILLPGPTLRKHERKCLRLASLQSLRRKPKWSPGKQEEPF, encoded by the exons ATGGAGGAGGAGAGCAAGTTCTGCAAGAACTG TAAACGAGATGTGTTTGCTGCCAATTTCTCTCTTCATGAGGCCCACTGCATGCGGTTTCTCGCTATCTGTCCAGAGTGCGATGAACCTATTGCTCTAAAGGAGATGAAGAAGCATCAGGAAGAAGAACATAAACAG GTCAGATGTAAACTGTGTCACCAAAGCATGCAGAAATACCTGCTGGAGAATCATGAG TCCTATGGATGTAATGAGCGATCACTGAAATGCACATTCTGTGAGCTGGAAATGCCCTTCAATAAGCTGCAGAGGCACCAGGAGGCCTGCGGTAGTCGCACTGAGCTCTGTTGGGAGTGTAACAAATACATCATGTACAAGGACTTGGACAAGCACAAAGCCGTTTGTCAGAATGGCAAGAAGCCATCAAGCAATGGTGAGATGCACTATCAACCCAGTGAGGAGCCTGCTCGTCAAACCTCGATTCTCCCACCCTCAG GTCTCAGTGACAATCTTTGCCAGCAGTGCAATAAGTGCTTCCCGGATGACCAGTACCTCCAACACCTG AATGAGTGCAGCCCACTCTCCAAACTCGCGGAGATTCTCGCCAGGCAGTCAGTTACAAAATCCCGCCCGCTCCCACCTTCCTCTCTGGTTACGTCTCCCCCCCGTGAGAATGCAGCCATGGCGTGGAAGGACGTTCGCCCGAAGCGGAAGGAAAAGGACTTATCTTCTGCCTCCAGGCCCTCCCTCAAGCCACTGAAGAACAAAAAGTCAGCAGGCCGCCCTGCTTTCACTGCCACAGTGGATCCCGTACTGCCTAAGGCTCTTGAAGACCCAATGACTTACGATGTGTTGGTGACCTGTTCCCAGTGCAATATCCTCCTCCCAGGTCCAACTCTAAGGAAGCACGAG AGAAAATGTCTGCGTCTAGCTTCTTTGCAAAGTCTCAGGAGGAAACCAAAATGGAGTCCTGGAAAACAAG agGAGCCTTTCTAA
- the LOC123352904 gene encoding F-box only protein 39-like — protein sequence MEDDSEPEQSCWAYLPDVCLSNMFWWLDDRDRSRAALVCKKWNQAMYSGSLWRTRTITFSGRPSRSNTSEFESALWYVKRFGKYLEHLEIKFLNPYNAVLTRKFQVTMRGLLSRLGKCNSRLVSLTIQHLELDRLVWKNGIRTQFIKNVSTFLKRMSKHLDYLNLKGARVTLEEGCELLSSLSYLKNKSFASEINIEDFFSHHLSIYSSPLFHQTMSTFRNLVILTLNYNCISDELLDILCEHNANSLWTINIKCHIHDPHGQVVWGMSWANLAKRAPKLKVNFFFERVMKHNSLARILLAEIPLRSISLRSCYFSDPDWLMRPTLTNLLPAYKHSLQKLTLEFNNDHELLDEELLQLVLLCERLFFLKVWAFLSVAFVERLLQNRAEGKCVLCTMKVRIYTARHETSEEDRLLRDIYKKFRNLIDSELNYFVIAYPVV from the exons ATGGAGGATGACAGTGAACCAGAGCAGAGTTGCTGGGCCTATTTGCCTGACGTCTGCCTAAGCAACATGTTCTGGTGGCTAGACGACAGAGACAGATCTCGGGCTGCTTTAGTCTGTAAAAAATGGAATCAAGCCATGTATTCAGGCTCTCTCTGGAGAACCAGAACAATCACCTTCAGTGGGCGGCCATCCAGGTCAAACACATCCGAGTTTGAATCTGCTCTGTGGTACGTCAAGAGATTTGGCAAGTACTTGGAACACCTAGAGATCAAGTTCCTGAATCCTTACAATGCTGTCTTGACCCGAAAATTTCAAGTGACTATGAGGGGGCTTCTCTCGCGCTTGGGCAAATGTAACAGCCGTCTGGTATCCCTGACTATTCAGCACCTGGAGTTGGACCGATTGGTCTGGAAAAATGGAATCAGGACTCAGTTTATCAAGAACGTAAGTACTTTCCTGAAAAGAATGAGCAAGCACCTTGATTATCTCAACCTGAAAGGAGCAAGAGTGACACTGGAAGAAGGCTGTGAGCTTTTGAGCTCTTTGAGCTACttgaaaaacaaaagttttgcctCCGAAATCAATATAGAAGACTTCTTCAGCCACCATCTTTCCATCTACAGCAGCCCCTTGTTCCACCAGACTATGTCCACGTTCCGCAACCTGGTCATCCTGACTCTCAATTACAACTGCATCTCGGATGAATTGCTGGACATCCTGTGCGAGCACAATGCCAATTCTCTCTGGACTATAAACATCAAGTGCCACATCCATGACCCTCACGGGCAGGTGGTTTGGGGGATGTCCTGGGCCAACCTAGCCAAGAGAGCACCCAAACTGAAAGTGAACTTCTTCTTTGAAAGAGTCATGAAGCACAACAGTCTAGCCAGGATACTTTTAGCAGAGATCCCACTCAGGAGCATCAGTCTACGGAGCTGCTATTTCAGTGACCCGGACTGGTTGATGAGGCCGACCCTCACCAATCTCTTACCAGCATACAAGCACAGTCTGCAG AAATTAACGCTCGAGTTCAACAATGACCATGAATTGCTGGatgaggagctgctgcagcttgtGTTATTGTGCGAGAGGCTGTTCTTCCTCAAAGTCTGGGCCTTCCTCAGTGTGGCATTTGTGGAGAGGCTGCTGCAAAATcgggcagaagggaaatgtgtCTTGTGTACCATGAAG